CAGTCCATCCCCCCGTATGCCACCGCGCCCGCCATCCTGTACGTAGCCTGCCTGATGGCGCGCAGTCTGACGGGCATCAACTGGCACGACATCACCGAATCGGCGCCGGCCGTAGTTACCGCGATCGCCGTTCCTCTCACTTTTTCCATCGCGGACGGCATCGGCATCGGCTTCGTCACCTACGTCGCGGTCAAGGTGCTGTCGGGACGCTGGAGCGAATGCCCGTTGCCGCTGGCGGTCGTCGCGCTGGTCTTCGCCATGAAGTTCGCCTGGCTCTGAGCCGAGGCTGCCCGGACGTCGGCGCGCCTCTGGCGCGTCTCGCAGGCTTGACCGTGCAAAAAAGTCATGCTAGGATGCCGAAACTGCATGATGTGGCCCGGGTCGCCACGTCGGAAAGCAAGGAGGACTGCCATGAGAAGTGGTGATCAGATGCTGGAGCAAATCGTTGAGAAGTCGGCCCTGGACCCCGACTTCAGGCAACAGCTCCTCGCAGATCCAAAGGCTGCCATCAGCGCGGAATTGGGCATCACAATTCCCGAGTCGATGAACATCCAGGTCCATGAGAGTGATATGCAGACGGTGCATCTCGCGTTGCCACCGGATCCGCACATCACCGAGGAGCAACTCGAAGCTATCTCCGCCGGCCTTTGCTGCTGCTGGTAGGCAGAATCGCTGGCCGGACGAACCGCGGAGGCCTGCCGGCCGCTGGACGCGAAACCGGTCGGCAGGCCATTGTGCGTCTGCGACACTCGCGCCCGCAGCACCTCGCGGGCGCGTCAGGTAGGGACTGCCGCGGACAGAACCATGAACACATAGGCTTTGGCTTTCCGAAGCTGATCTCCGGAGATCACGAGCTTTATGTGGTGAATGCCACGCAGCAGTACAAAACGTCCGGACTTCCCGAAGAGGGCTGTCGGTTTCGAAACCCAGCCTGCCAGCGCCTTGAGCTTCTCCGGAACTACCAGATCCTCATGGCTCAGGGCTTCCAGGAACGGATCCCAATCGGTCAGGCCGTCTAGCCAGTAACGTGAGTCCTTGGTATATCTCTGCTTCACGATGAGCGTCAGGCCTAGCGTCGGGCCGAGACCGCTTTCCTGAACGTCAATATTCACTCCGGTCCTGACAACGTTCGCGCGGTCCTTGAAGCGTGAAATCACCGAGTCGACGGTCGGAATCCGGC
The DNA window shown above is from Acidobacteriota bacterium and carries:
- a CDS encoding NHLP leader peptide family natural product precursor, producing MLGCRNCMMWPGSPRRKARRTAMRSGDQMLEQIVEKSALDPDFRQQLLADPKAAISAELGITIPESMNIQVHESDMQTVHLALPPDPHITEEQLEAISAGLCCCW